The Phalacrocorax carbo chromosome 28, bPhaCar2.1, whole genome shotgun sequence genome segment TGCCCTGTGCCGCCGCTCACTGGTCTGCCTGAACCAAACCCCCGCGACAAGGCAGAGCTTCCGTAGCTCGGGTTAGCGGAAATCTAGACTCCAGCAAGGAATGGGCACCCCCAAGCCCAATTACCCCACACTTTCGCTTAGCGGCTGCACtacagaagagggagaagaagggGGTCTTTCAGGCGGCGCCTAGGCCAAGATGTCGGAGGTGGAATCCCCACAAGGGAAGTGGATCTCGTGGGCGAGGCAAGGCCCATTGGGTTCCTTTCCAAAATCCACCAGGAAGTTCTTGTTCACGGTCAGGCCTCCTTTCTCAGTGTCCACATCAATCTGCAGCATGACAGAGCCTTCCCTGCGAGGGGACAAGAGCGCGGCTATTACAGACAGGCAAACCTCGGCCCTGTTCAAGAGGTCCTGCCCTTCGCCCTCCTGCTCCGTATCGAGGCAGAGGCTTCCCCCTTAACGCCTCGTCCtctgcagggagaagggagcGGAGGCCCAGTCTCGGTACTGGCAGACACCAGCGCCCACCGCTTTGTCCTGAACCCCAGTGGCTGTGAGCAAACCGCTCGGCACGATgtgccaggcaggctggggctTGCCTTTGCCCCGGAGGCCATCGTCTGCTGTGCTAAATCAAAGCGTCTCTGTGGGATACACTGGGAGATGTCGTACGGAGACGCGGCCTGGCTCCCAGAGATCCTCCGGTGGACTCGCGCCACCCCCCGGACTGAAGCACGTGTGCTCTGCCAGGCAAAACCCTGGCACTGCAGCTGCACACAGGCAGCAGCGGCACCTTGCCCGGCCAGCGATGGCCGTGAGGCAACCGCATGAGGAATTCAACCTGAGGCAGCTGCGGGGACGATGCCGGGAAAATCCGCCCCCCCGCGATCACCAGCGCGCCCTTGCAGCCCCCCAGATGAGGCGCCTTCCCCGTTTCTAGCAGAGAGGCCACGCAGAAGAGGCCCCTTCCATCCCAAATGTTTCTTACGTGACCATGTTCGGGTAGAACTGCTTGTCCCACGTGCTGTAGAAGGAGTTGGTGACGTAGAGCCTCTTGCCATCCAGGCTGAGCTGCATCTTACAAGGGCCGCCGTACACCCTCTTGCACTGAAGGCACAACAGACAGCGCCGATGTTACTGGCTGCTTGCTTTCGGCAGCCAAGCacgagcaggagcaggggcgccgagcggagcggagcggctGCCGCCCCTTCCAGCACAGGCCAGccaccaggagctgcaggcacaCGGGCCGCTGCAGTGGAGACCTGCCCCAAAGACCCCGGGCAGAGAAGCGGCGGAGCAGGGCCAAAGGCCCAGGAGGACGCAGAACTCACCTTGATCACCAAGGGCTCCGGCTGGCACTTGAGCTCTTCGTCTCTACACACGGCCACGGGTCCGCCTCTGAGGATGCTGCCTCCCACAAACACCTGTAAGCGAGGCAGTGGGAGACGTGTTGCCTCGTCGGCCAAGCGCCACCAGGTCCTGCTAAGGAACCCCAGGGGGCGAGCCCTTCTGCCCCTGCCTCACCTGGCCCACCAGCCTGGGCTTGCAGGTTTTGGAGAGCTCATACTGGCGGATGTCTCCGTGCAGCCAGTTGCTGACGTACAGGTACTTGTCGTCCATTGAGATGACGAGGTCGACCGTGAAGGCTAGGGCACAGAAACGGAGAGCTCCAGAGAAGGCAGCACCAACAGAAGGCatgccctgcctccagccccagctcgCATCTGCCCCTGCCATTCTCTCCGTCGGGCCTCCAGCGCAGGAGACCTGCCCAAGTGCACGGGCTCCAGCCGGGGCAGCAGCGCCTTCCTGGCGGTGGGCGCAGCCCCTCAGCGCCCCCGACAAGCCTTCCGTCGCGTTTCCCAGCAGGGCTCTGAGGGGCAGCGAGCGGGCTTTGCCAGGCTGCACGTCACAACGCtctgggagggagaaggaaacgCCACCCCAGGCCGCACGAACCTGGCATCTTGCACATAATCCATCCCGTCACTTCCTTGGGCGGAATCCGAATCACCTCCTGTACTGCCCAGTTGTCTCTCTGCACAAGAAACACAGGCACCGCACCATGAGCGCTCCCGGCTGCCCGGGCAAGAGCGCTCCCCGGCACCCGCACGCTTGCACGGCCAGGCAAAGCCGCCTGAGGGAGGCCACCGCTGCTGCCAGCTACCTCTCCTGAGCCCCTCTCGGCCCCCTGCAGCTCACCACGGCCGCTCTCCCCCGGCTGCTGGCAGGGCACTTGCCTCGCACTTGTAGAAGCGGTAGATGACGCCGCTCAGGGCACAGCTGACGTATCCCTCGGCAGCGTCGGGGTTGTGGAGGAATCTAACGCACAGGGGCAGAGAGTCCTCGCCCAGGTCAAAGCACTGGGTGAGGGTGCGGCAGGACAAGTTCC includes the following:
- the LOC135318092 gene encoding methanethiol oxidase-like, whose amino-acid sequence is MPNLKDELHASGWSTGCTCLDNITTKRTKLILPCLISSRIYVVDVGSQCRAPKLCKMIEPVDVFWKCNKGYLNVPRSLPCGDILIANVGDPSGNAKGGFVVLDGESFELKGNWENECETPPSGYDFWFQPRHNVLVSSAGFVMKRAGYGFDPNDLKKGVFGRRLNVWNLSCRTLTQCFDLGEDSLPLCVRFLHNPDAAEGYVSCALSGVIYRFYKCERDNWAVQEVIRIPPKEVTGWIMCKMPAFTVDLVISMDDKYLYVSNWLHGDIRQYELSKTCKPRLVGQVFVGGSILRGGPVAVCRDEELKCQPEPLVIKCKRVYGGPCKMQLSLDGKRLYVTNSFYSTWDKQFYPNMVTEGSVMLQIDVDTEKGGLTVNKNFLVDFGKEPNGPCLAHEIHFPCGDSTSDILA